GCTTGGTGAATCATATTGGCGGGCAATTTCTGTTCCGCGTTACGTTCGTCGTGTTCCTCTAGATCGCGTCACATTTAATCATAGCGTATTTCAATCTAATCTACTCGGTCCAAATGGCCCTGGAGACGCTACAGTAAAACTGGATACAGTCTGAAAGGTGTACCGGGATGGCCATTGAGGGAGTCAAAATTGTTGACAGCGATTTTGCCTGGGATATTTTTGATGACTTTTTCGAACGCTTTGATGCCGGGGCCGCGCCGGCTGCGTTACGCAGAGAACTGACCGAAGAATACGAGGGAGAGCTTCTCAGCACGCTGGACCGGGAACTGTTTCTGACGACGCTGGCCGAGTGTCTGTGGAGTGTGGGAGAGCCGGTGGTCGAACTGGCGGATCAGATTCAGGACATGCTGGACCGCGATGCGACGGCGGCGGAATGGGACGACCTGTATCCGGAACGGAAGAAAGTCCTCAAACGGTTTCTGACCAGATTGAACAAACCGAAGACGAAACCGGTAGCGCGGAAGAAAAATCGTGCTCCGAAAAAACTGCTGTTCGAAGTCGGCGACTATCTGGTCTTCACCAAACAGAACGGCAAGCAGGTGCCTGTGATCATGTGGGGACTGGAACGTCGCGGCGGAGTGACCTATCTGTTTGTCTGTCCCAACCTGTCGAAAACGGACGATGCGGACTTGATTCGGAAGCTGCTCGATACCAGTCAGCCGCTGTCGGATCTGGAACTGACGACCTTTTTCCATCGGGACAAACATGCGAAAAACACGGGGATCGAACACAAGACTCTCAAACCCTATGCGGAACGTTTTCGCAAATTTGGCAACCGGAAATTCAGTGATGACTGGTATGGCAGCCCTTCCCTGACCGCCTTCGATTTTGATACGTTTGAGAAGTGCATCAATGAATGCGGCTCGCGGGCATTGACTCCCGAGGAACTGAAACTGACGGGCGGATGAGCTCAGAACGGGAAAGGGAACCATGTCAAACACGGATTCAGGAACCTTTACGACGTCCGATGGTGTCGAACTGCATTTTCTGGAAGCAGGTGCGGGACCGACGCTGGTCCTGCTGCCGGGCTGGTCGCTGACGGCGGCGCTGTTTCACAAGCAACTGGATGAATTGAGCGACACTTATCGCTGTCTGGCATTGGATTACCGCGGGCATGGCGAGTCGGCGAAACCCGATTATGGTTACCGCGTCTCACGGCTGGCGAAGGATCTGCGCGAATTTCTGCAGGCGCTGGAACTGGATGAGGTAATTCTGCTCGGGCATTCCGCCGGTTGCGCGGTGATCTGGAGTTATCTGGATCTGTTTGGGGAAGCGGGGATTCGCGGGCTGATTCTCTGCGATCAGATGGTCGCGCGCCTCCGTCGCCCCGAATGGTCTAACGAAGAATGCCGCCACTATGGTGCTTCCGTGGGGGGAGACGAACTGCTGGCGCAGGCGGAACTGGTGGGAGGCCATGAGGGACCTGCGAAGTCAGCCGAGTTTCTGGCGAGCATGTTTACGAAATCGTTTTCGGAAGTGGAACTGCTGGAAGTGATTCAGGAGAGTTTGAAATTCCCCCGCCCGTATGCGGCCCAACTGTTGCTCAGTGTGAGTGAAGCCGATTATCGCGATCTGCTGCCACGGATTACATTGCCTACCCTTTGTATCGGCGGCGAAGCCAGTCATCTGGGACCGGCTGTGATGCCCTGGATTGCGGAGCAGATTCATGGGGCAGACGTTGTGATGATCGGCGCGGACGCAGGAGGCAGCCATTTCATGTTTCTGGAGAACCCGCAGGCGTTTAATTTAGCCGTGCGGGAATTTTGTGATACACTGCGGGCAGACGATGAACGAATTTGAACTCCAATGAAAGGGAAAACTGACATGCGTGACGTCCTCTTTTTTGATTCGATGCTGACACCGAAAGTCATTACGTTCGTCTACTGGCTGATGCTGGTGGTCGTGCTGATTTCCGGTTTGAAAACTATTTTCGGTGGATTCGGATTCTCATTTGAGAAGCTGATCGTGGGTTTGTTGATGATGATCAGCGGTGCGGTTGGTGCCCGGATCTGGTGTGAGCTGCTGATCGTGTTGTTCAAAATTCATGACAACGTGAAAAAGATGGCAGAAAAGTAGGATCTTTTTTGTAATGCGAAATCTGGCGTTTGGCAGACTGTTCGGTTTATCGCTGGCGGTGATTTCACTGGTCGGAGCCGTTGTGTTTGGGGTTGCTGCCTATCGATATAATGTCATGGTTCACCGCTGGAATCTAGCCAGACCGATGGAGACGCGAGTAGATCTCTCGCAGCCGGGTAGTCTTTCCGTTCCCTTTCATCAGACCTGCTCAATTTCACATGGAGAAGGTGTTTTTCTGGATTGTGAGATCAGAGACGAAGCAGGCCAGATTCCCGATGAAGTGCTGAAAGGCTTGGCTGGTTCCCTGGTGATTACAGATTCCGCAGGAAATGAAATTGCGAATCGAGATCTTACAGAGTGGAAGACGCCGCCTCCCGGCCAGCCGATTGTTTCGAGATATTTGGTCAGTGGTGAAGTCATGCTGACAGAGATTCCAACATTTAAAACCGGAGCGTATACGGCAACGGTCACCATTGATGAGGGAGCACCTGCATTGGCCGATCACACACAAACGATTTATGCGAAATACCGATTGTGTGGCATGGAGCAGATGCCGGTTGCTGTGTTCGGTTTTTTCGCATTTTGTGCCGGCGTGGTTTTTCTGATTGCCGGGCTGGTGGTGATTCCCAATTTCTGCCGATTTGGGATCTGGAAGCATCAAACTGCAGAAGAGGTACTAACGGAAGCACCGCAAGATGAGACAGATCCTCCCGGGGAATGGTTTGTTTAAGCAGGAGAAATCAAAGAACTGCTTTCGCAAAAGAAAATATTTGTTAAACTGACGTTTGCAGGCACTCTCGAATGAAGTCTGAAGATTGGTTCTTCAGCCCTTTTGTCAGCGTGATTTACCATGCGACGATCACCACCATCGAGAGGAGTTGAACCATGATCACTGAGACAAGTAGCCTGCTGGCGATCTTTGGAATCGCCGTGACTTTGTCTGCTTATCTTTCAGCCATCAGACTGATGGCGATTCAAAAAATTCAGGATGTCACAGGGGACGATCAAAAGGCCGCGGATAAAAAATGGGGCCTGTATAAGAAACTGGGGTGGCTGACTCTGGCTGATTTTCCCATGGTTCTTTCCGCTTTTTTCCTGGGGATCTATCTCCTCTGGGATGTATTGAACCTGGATCAAATCTGGAACAAGTTTTCAAACCAAGATCCGCGTCCGTGGTTTCAGTTTAATGGATTACGACTATTTCTGATTGCCGGGACGGTGATGGTGTTCCTGCATATGCTGGCCTGGTGGAAAACGGCTGAAAATTTACTCAACGGAAAAAAAATAATAGAGCCGGAACCTTCCGTCGATGTTCCGGCCGGAGATTCGTCAAGCAAGCAGACACAAATCAAACCGGAAACGGAAAGTGATGTTGAATCACCGCCTGAAAAGTCCTAAATTGAGTTGAGTCATTGCTATTGAGGGACATGAAACGAGAATTCATCAACCATGAAGATCCAGCAGGAAATCGCGAACTGGGACGGGAAGTCGGTCGAGGCTTTGCAGGCGATTTATGATTGTCACGGCCTGGAACGCGGATTCGGTGCGGCTCTCATTCCACTGTTGAAAGAACCGGGGTTGGAACGCGGGGCGAGTTGGTTGTTGAAACTGTATCTGGAAGAAGGGGGCGTGTTGTCCCCGACTGAAGTCAAACAGGTCTTTCAGTCTCTGTCTGAAGTGAAAGAGTGGGAGACGGCGCTACATCTGCTGCAGTCTCTGCCTTATTTGACGATCGGGAAACGGGATGTGAAACAGGTCGAAGCGTTTTTGCGGCGTTGTCTGACGAGCGAAAATAAATTTGTGCGGGCGTGGGCCTATAACGGGTTTTATGAACTCGCGCTGCAGCATCCGCAATTCAAAGCCGAGACAGATCAACTGCTGGAACAGGCGATCGAAGACGAAGCAGCGTCGGTCAAAGCGCGGGTGCGGAATATTTTGAAACAACGTCTTTAAACTGTCGAGTGGTGAAGGAGTATCGATATGGATCTTGAGACACTGACTTCATTTTTTATGTGGTGTACCATATTCAATGGCGGCCTGTTGATTTTCTGGTCCCTGTTCTGCCTGTTCGCACCGAATCTGGTTTATCGTTTGCAAAGTAACTGGTTTCCCATGTCACGCGAAACGTTTGACGTGGTGATTTATTCCTTTATCGGTGCGTTCAAGTTGCTGTTTATTGTGTTTAGTTTAGTGCCTTATCTGGCGCTGTTGATGTTGGGGTGAGTTGAACTCGTTGGTTCCCAGAATCTTGAAAAGCAAGCTTATGACTGAGACTGAGAACGAGGTTACAGACAATTCAGAAATCATATTTAGCATTCGGTCTCTTGTAATTGTTTATTTTATTTGGTCTTGGCCGTTTACTTTATTTGGGCTGGCAGTCAATGAAGCGAATCGAAGAGTGGGAGAACCGATCATTTTTCCGTTTCTGTCCCCTTCGGGTTCAGAGGGGATCTATGAATTTATTTTCTTTCCCATTGCAACTACCGCAGATGTATTTATCCTGCTTTGGCTATTGCGATTCGTCTTGCCATTTCGGCTGAAACATAAATTGGTCTGGAATAGCTCCTCGGTTTATCAGAAAGAGAAACCAATCAAAAATGACAAACCGGCTATTTTTACGGCGATATTTGGTTTAATAGCAACAGCGGTGTTATACTTCGCGGCAACTCATCTACGGAATGATCGATCACAGCGACAACCTTTCATTTATTGGGAAGGACCTGCTGCGGACGATATGGAATGGATACTGGTCTTGGGGTGGACATTGTCTTACCTGGCGGTGTGTGGATATGTTTTTGTATCGAATTATTTCGACAGCCGCTGGAATACTCTAGCGGTCGTGGGAATATTCTTCGGTTGCATGAATTTTATTTTGAGTTGTGCTATCGGCACGATGCTTCAGGCTGACTGATGGGATGATCTAGTTTTTCGAACAGGAACCCCTGGCAAGCGCTATTGATGTTGGGGTGAGTTGAGTTTAAGTGAAATTTGCAGAAGTATGACATTTCAACCATTTCAGGGAGTCACCGGTTCCCTGCCCGGCGAACGGGACTTTGATCCCCATGTGGGAGATCTGGATGCGCGAGTGGCCTGGGGGAATTTTGGCGGTTTGACTCTGGCGGAGGCGTTCCACAAGTTTCAGAAAAGTCCCGATGAGTACCAGGAAGATTTTATGTATATGGGGGGCAAGGCGTTTGCCTATTACTTCCCGGTGCTGGAACGCTACCTGATGGTCACGCCGGTCTGGTACGAAGATGATGGCATCGTCTGGTGCCAGATCCTGGGATTGGGGGAAGCGATCCAGTTTCACTTCTCTGAAAAATGCCTTCCTGAAGTACAGGAACTGGTACCACGCGTGTTAGCCTTGATAGAACATGTGAAGGAAGCGGTCGACGTGTCCGCCCATAGCAAACATCCCTACTATTCCGATCCTGAGATCTATGAGCATGTGATTGAAGAATGGGAGAAACTCGAACAACACCTGGGGCAGTTTGGGAGTGGTTGAGCAATGAATCAGAATGAAGAAACCTCCGAGAAGGTGAAATTACAGCTGACTGATTCTGTTAAGTTAAACGAAATGGGATTTGTATTTGAGATCAATGTGATCGCCTGTTTTTATGCAGTCTGGGTATTTTTATTTGCGTCATATGGGTTGAAGGCCAACATTAATAATCTGACAAATCATTTACCTCCTGTATTCGGATTTTTGCAGATCTTTGGCGATGCTTTTACCAGTTTATGGTATAACCTGATCTTTTTTTGTCTTGCTTCTAGTGGTCTCGTTATAGGATTCTTGTTCGGACTGCGTGCTCTATTTCCAGAACACTTGAAGCGATATCTCTGCTGGAGATTACCGAAAGGCTTTCAGTTTGAGAAGAAAAAGGAAAGTGCCTGGCCCGCCGTTTTGACGGTTTTGGTGTGTTTCACTTCCATAGCGGTATTGTTCTTCGCTTTAACTCATCTTCATGTAGATCGGACTCATCGATTGCCTGTTATCTCCTGGGAAGGACCAGCTGCCGAATCTATTGATTGGATTTTCGTACTGGGTTGGACTTTCGCTTATCTGACAATCTACATCGGGGCTTTCGCCGATTCTTATTTTACCAGTCGTTGGAACTGGCTCATCAAATTCACCTCTGGTCTTCTCGGTGTTTTGATTGTCACTGCTTTTATTCTTACCTGCGCGGTACTCGAAGACTGATTTTTCAATTGAGATATCCATGAAACAGAAAACGGTCAGAATTATCCTGATTTGTCTGTCCGGTCTCATAGTATGCGTTCTGCTGCTTACCAGGTCTCTGAAATCTTATAATGCTTCGCAGGGATATTGGGAGGCGGAGATTGGAAATGCAGGACCTCACACCGTGCTGACGCTACGACTGACAGGGGGAGAAGCACAACCCTGGCACCGCGTGATTGTCTTTCAAAATATCGGGGCAGAAGCGATACAAGCGAGTAAGTTCAAGCTGCCTGATGAAGCCGTTCAAATGCCCGGTGCCCGGTTGACGTTTCAGGATATCACACTGCGTCCCGGCCACGTGGCCTTTGTTTGGCAGGGACATGAGTTTGTGATGATGTCAAACTGGCTCCGAGTCGATGGGAAAGAATACGGCTGGGACGAACAGGAAGTCATCATGTTGGTAGATTGACTACACACGTTCTAATCAGCGGGTTTATGTAACAGATTCCCCTGCATCATGCCGGTTTCACCGCTGATCGAGACCACCTTATCTTTCGGATTGGCTGAGATCGCGGTATTGTCGAAGACATTCGCGGGGACTTTTGCGTTTTGGATCACCAGCGCGGTGCCGTGGAAGTCGCTGATTTTATTTCGGGTTGCGAGAACCGTCGCTTCGCTGGCCTGGAGTGCGTGTCGCCAGTGATGGAATTTATTGGCGATCAGGGTGACGTCGGAACCGGGGAGTGCCCAGACTCCGAAGTTGGGGGGGCCGACTTTGCGGAGTGAGGTGCCTGCGAATTCGTTGTTTTCGGCGCGGATCTTACCGGCGACGCGAATCCCGGCGACTCCGCCGCCGCGAATGATGTTGTCGGTGAGTGTGACCTCGGACCCATTGAAAACCATCATGATCGGGGGCATGCCCCCTTTGCGTGAGAGTTCATTGCCTACCAGACGTACGGTCCAGCCCCCGTTGACGCCGACCGCGACCCGGGCGTTGTCGATGATGCGGTTATTGATCAAAGTCGAACGGCCCGCTTTGCAGGGAGCGAAACCGATGCCGGAGGCTTTGTTGTGGTGACAAAAATTGTTGATCAGCATGGTGACGGCGTCGCTCTGCTGTCCGATGCCGGATTGTCCGTTTTCAAAACATTCGTTGCCGACAATGGTGGGCGTGGCGTGAGTGCGCGAGCCGATGCCGGCGAGTTTGTTTTTATAGCAGCGATTGTTGCGAATGAGCGGCGCTGCTTCTTCGCGTGTGCCGATGCCTGCCATGTCGTTTTCATAACACTCGTTGTTTTCGATGATCGGGCGCGTCTCGCCGCCGGTCCGCACGCCGATGCCGGCACGGCGGTTGTGATAACACTTGTTGCCGCGAACCAGCGCGTGCGAGCCTTCGCTGATGCCGATGCCGGCGCGGATGTTTTCGTAGCAGGTATTGTTAATGACGGTTGGGCTGGCGTCGTCGTGACCGATGCCGGCGTAGAAGTTCTGGAAGCAGATGTTTTCTTCAATGATGGCGGTTGACTTCTGCATCGAACCGATGCCGCCCCCCATGTTGCGGTAGGTGATGTTGCGATAGATGTGGGGCGAACAGCGTTTGCTGGGTGCGCTCTGGATGGCGATGCCCGTATAGCCGATATGATGCACGATGTTATTGGTGACTGCGCAGGTCACGCCGATAACTCCGATGCCGGCGGTGCCCGGTGCGCCGATGTGTTCGTGTGACTGCTGTTCGCCGTGCGTGGCGTGGTGCTTGTTCCATTTCGCATCGTCGTACACGCCGACGTTGGTGACGGTGAA
This genomic interval from Gimesia alba contains the following:
- a CDS encoding alpha/beta fold hydrolase, translated to MSNTDSGTFTTSDGVELHFLEAGAGPTLVLLPGWSLTAALFHKQLDELSDTYRCLALDYRGHGESAKPDYGYRVSRLAKDLREFLQALELDEVILLGHSAGCAVIWSYLDLFGEAGIRGLILCDQMVARLRRPEWSNEECRHYGASVGGDELLAQAELVGGHEGPAKSAEFLASMFTKSFSEVELLEVIQESLKFPRPYAAQLLLSVSEADYRDLLPRITLPTLCIGGEASHLGPAVMPWIAEQIHGADVVMIGADAGGSHFMFLENPQAFNLAVREFCDTLRADDERI
- a CDS encoding DUF4282 domain-containing protein gives rise to the protein MRDVLFFDSMLTPKVITFVYWLMLVVVLISGLKTIFGGFGFSFEKLIVGLLMMISGAVGARIWCELLIVLFKIHDNVKKMAEK
- a CDS encoding DUF6868 family protein, which encodes MDLETLTSFFMWCTIFNGGLLIFWSLFCLFAPNLVYRLQSNWFPMSRETFDVVIYSFIGAFKLLFIVFSLVPYLALLMLG
- a CDS encoding right-handed parallel beta-helix repeat-containing protein gives rise to the protein MCSSNDHRQANIRRLRLLGFGILCVPLLAVSSLAAETIRVPEQHKTIQAAVDASQAGDTILVAPGTYKERIKLKAGLILKSTGDDTKGTLGLKRAEATIIDGGGEQGEGAGVTMAQRSTLDGFTVTNVGVYDDAKWNKHHATHGEQQSHEHIGAPGTAGIGVIGVTCAVTNNIVHHIGYTGIAIQSAPSKRCSPHIYRNITYRNMGGGIGSMQKSTAIIEENICFQNFYAGIGHDDASPTVINNTCYENIRAGIGISEGSHALVRGNKCYHNRRAGIGVRTGGETRPIIENNECYENDMAGIGTREEAAPLIRNNRCYKNKLAGIGSRTHATPTIVGNECFENGQSGIGQQSDAVTMLINNFCHHNKASGIGFAPCKAGRSTLINNRIIDNARVAVGVNGGWTVRLVGNELSRKGGMPPIMMVFNGSEVTLTDNIIRGGGVAGIRVAGKIRAENNEFAGTSLRKVGPPNFGVWALPGSDVTLIANKFHHWRHALQASEATVLATRNKISDFHGTALVIQNAKVPANVFDNTAISANPKDKVVSISGETGMMQGNLLHKPAD